The proteins below come from a single Longimicrobium sp. genomic window:
- a CDS encoding transglycosylase SLT domain-containing protein, whose amino-acid sequence MQEPLTFVRYGDEEELARRAALALDHSRLYREALAANQTRADFLATISPSAPQPRDAPEAATRSGRMIEQRRQQSRQVTGRVAAWSWWKLLLIAILVIPGAVALAYNTSGVAEVFRPPAGPPDTLRHVGAPLPKPPILVEARYLRRAVIKESPREAELTTLMERYNVTRPLARRIFDAALAQRIDPELAFRLIRVESVFDADAGNMGALGLTQVMLGTATDIDPEIDTPAELLDPDNNMRVGFTNLRNMIELFDGDVRLAVIAYNRGEVAVQRALRRGKDPENGYGERVLGPRHHGGQRYTGKGLLPATATASTSQ is encoded by the coding sequence TTGCAGGAACCACTCACCTTCGTGCGCTACGGCGATGAGGAGGAGCTGGCACGGCGCGCGGCGCTGGCGCTGGACCATTCGCGGCTTTACCGTGAGGCGCTGGCCGCCAACCAGACCAGGGCGGACTTCCTGGCCACCATTTCACCCTCCGCCCCCCAGCCTCGTGATGCGCCCGAAGCCGCAACCCGGAGTGGCAGGATGATCGAACAACGGCGCCAGCAATCCAGGCAGGTCACCGGCCGGGTCGCCGCCTGGTCGTGGTGGAAGCTGCTGCTGATCGCGATCTTGGTGATTCCGGGTGCGGTGGCGCTCGCGTACAACACCTCGGGGGTCGCGGAGGTCTTCCGCCCCCCCGCGGGCCCGCCGGACACGCTCAGGCACGTGGGCGCCCCGCTCCCCAAGCCGCCCATCCTGGTGGAGGCGCGCTACCTGCGCCGCGCGGTCATCAAGGAATCGCCGCGCGAGGCGGAGCTCACCACGCTGATGGAGCGCTACAACGTCACCCGGCCCCTGGCGCGCCGCATCTTCGACGCAGCCCTCGCGCAGCGCATCGACCCCGAGCTGGCCTTCCGCCTCATCCGCGTGGAGAGCGTCTTCGACGCGGACGCGGGCAACATGGGCGCCCTGGGCCTCACGCAGGTGATGCTGGGCACCGCCACCGACATCGACCCCGAGATCGACACCCCCGCCGAGCTGCTGGACCCCGACAACAACATGCGGGTGGGCTTCACCAACCTGCGCAACATGATCGAGCTCTTCGACGGCGACGTGCGCCTGGCGGTGATCGCCTACAACCGCGGCGAGGTGGCCGTGCAGCGCGCCCTCCGCCGCGGCAAGGACCCCGAGAACGGCTACGGCGAGCGCGTCCTCGGCCCCCGCCACCACGGCGGCCAGCGCTACACCGGAAAGGGCCTGCTCCCCGCCACGGCGACGGCGAGTACGTCGCAGTAG
- a CDS encoding LLM class flavin-dependent oxidoreductase yields the protein MTGGTPLKIGIVDQSPVPTGGTGAEAVRDTLELARLAERLGYSRYWLAEHHSTNSFAGSAPEVLIPMVAAATTTLRVGSGGVLLPHYSPFKVAEQFRVMEALFPGRIDLGIGRAPGGDARAVMALGYGRSISIEHFPQQVAELIGWLENSYDKRHPWGRVRAMPRGDTIPQLWLLGSGGGSAGYAAQMGLGFTFAQFISGEDGAPTLRAYRERFLPGAHLAAPRASLAIGVICADTDDEARRLSSSLEIWRRRIAIGRDRGIPSPDEALRELGESWRLPDLGTEGARAVVGDPAHVSAELRRLAARSGVDEVLAVTVTHDHSARLRSYELLAQALELTPA from the coding sequence GTGACGGGCGGCACACCTCTCAAAATCGGCATCGTCGACCAGTCCCCCGTGCCCACCGGCGGCACGGGGGCGGAGGCGGTGCGCGACACGCTGGAGCTGGCGCGGCTGGCGGAGCGCCTCGGCTACTCGCGCTACTGGCTGGCCGAGCACCACAGCACCAACTCGTTCGCGGGCTCCGCGCCGGAGGTGCTGATTCCCATGGTCGCCGCCGCCACGACGACGCTGCGGGTGGGCTCCGGCGGCGTGCTGCTGCCGCACTACTCTCCCTTCAAGGTGGCGGAGCAGTTCCGCGTGATGGAGGCGCTCTTCCCCGGCCGCATCGACCTGGGCATCGGACGGGCGCCGGGGGGCGATGCGCGCGCGGTGATGGCGCTGGGCTACGGGCGCAGCATCTCCATCGAGCACTTCCCGCAGCAGGTGGCGGAGCTGATCGGCTGGCTGGAGAACTCGTACGACAAGCGCCACCCCTGGGGCCGCGTGCGCGCCATGCCCCGCGGCGACACCATCCCGCAGCTCTGGCTCCTGGGTTCCGGCGGCGGCAGCGCGGGGTACGCGGCGCAGATGGGGCTCGGCTTCACCTTCGCCCAGTTCATCAGCGGCGAGGACGGCGCCCCCACCCTCCGCGCCTACCGCGAGCGCTTCCTTCCGGGCGCGCACCTAGCCGCCCCGCGCGCCTCCCTCGCCATCGGCGTCATCTGCGCGGACACGGACGACGAGGCGCGGCGCCTCTCCTCCTCGCTGGAGATCTGGCGCCGCCGCATCGCCATCGGGCGCGACCGGGGCATCCCCTCTCCCGACGAGGCGCTGCGCGAGCTGGGCGAATCGTGGCGCCTCCCCGACCTCGGCACCGAGGGCGCCCGCGCCGTCGTGGGCGACCCCGCGCACGTCTCCGCCGAGCTCCGCCGCCTCGCCGCCCGCTCCGGCGTGGACGAGGTGCTCGCCGTCACCGTGACCCACGACCACTCCGCCCGCCTCCGTTCCTACGAGCTGCTCGCCCAGGCGCTGGAGCTCACGCCGGCATAA